The genomic region GACGTCGGCGCTGTTCTGGTCGGCCATCGCGGCCGGCGGCTCGATGACGTTCTCGATGATCACCATGGGCGCGATCCAGGCGCAGCTTCCCGACGGTCCGGCGCGGCATCTCATCGCGTCGTTCGGCTACACGGTCGGCTTCTTGATCGTCATCCTCGGCCGCCAGCAGCTCTTCACCGAGAACACGCTAACGCCGCTGCTGCCGGTCTTCGCTGATCCCAAAGCATGGCGGTTTCGCGAGCTCGGGCGCCTGTGGTCCGTCATCTTCGTCGGCAACGTCCTCGGCGCGCTCGTCGCGGCGGCCGGCGTCGCGTTCG from Candidatus Eremiobacterota bacterium harbors:
- a CDS encoding formate/nitrite transporter family protein, translated to MSSETPIDEGEVEQVEKRERPHPVVIFETIRREGEADYQRPTSALFWSAIAAGGSMTFSMITMGAIQAQLPDGPARHLIASFGYTVGFLIVILGRQQLFTENTLTPLLPVFADPKAWRFRELGRLWSVIFVGNVLGALVAAAGVAF